The Algiphilus sp. genomic sequence CCTGGCCTATCTCGTGCTGGTGCCGGATCCGGCCGCCACGCTGCTGACGCCGGAGTGGCCGGCGCCGGCCGTGGCCACCTGGAAGGCGGTCGCGGAAGTGATGGCGCAGGGCTTCGCGGCGCTGCCCGCGCTGAGCGTGCCGGCTACCGCCGTCGGTGCCCTGTCGGGCCTCGCGCTGGCGCTCTGGCAGCACCGCGCGCCGGCGCGCTGGGCACGCTGCGCGCCGAGCGCCAGCGCCGTCGGCCTGGCCTTCGTCATCCCCGCCTGGATCGCGTTCGGACTGTGTCTCGGCGCCGTGCTCGCGGCCGGCGCGAACCGTCTGGCGCCACGCTGGTCGGCGCGCTTCCTGGTGGCCGCAGCCGCCGGCCTCGTGGCCGGCGAATCGCTGGCGGGCGTGGTGTCGGCAGCGGTCGCAATGCTGGGCGGCTGAAGACCGGCATCGCATCGGTCGACGCTCCGCTGCCGCGCGCAGTGGAGCGCGCGCAGCGCATGCACCGTCGGGCAACAGCGTCGTGACACCTTGCCCACGGACGCGCCGATGAGTGCGTTTATGCACATTATTGCCTATAGTGTGCGTAAACGCACATGCGAGGACCGCATGGAACACGCCACGCACCCGCTTTCCGTCGACGACCATCAGCTGGTCGCCAAGGCTGCGCGCCGGGCTGCCGGTGAGCTCGGGCTCACGCTGACCGAGCTCGGTGCCGTGGTCGGCGTCGGCCGGGCCAGGTTCTCGCGGCCGAATGCGCGCCTCGAGGGCAAGCAGATGGAGCTGGGTCTGCACCTGGTGCGCATCGCGCGCTCACTGTCGGCGATGACTTCCGGGGACAGCGGCAACATGCAGCACTGGCTGCGCACGAAGAACCGCGATCTCGGCGAATGCCCGGTCGAGATGCTGACCTCGGTGGAGGGCCTGATCCGCGTGGGGCAGTACCTCGACACCATGCGCGCCAAGATCTGATGCCGATCGAGGAAGCGCGCGCAACCGTCTCCGCGCGGGCGCACCGCTACGTCGAGTCGCAGAGCCATATCGCGACCAGCCAGTACGTCGACACCGAGGCGGAGCAGCTGCGCCTGGAAGAGCTGCTGGAGGCAAACAAGCCACGCATCCCGGACGACGCGCGCGGCCTCGACTGGCTGCTCCGCTCGCCGTTCCGCTACCCGCCCCTGCCCTACGGCAGCCGCTTCGGGTCCAGCAGGGAGCGCGGGATCCTCTACCTCAGCGAATCCATCGAGGCCCTCGAGTGCGAAATG encodes the following:
- a CDS encoding MbcA/ParS/Xre antitoxin family protein — translated: MEHATHPLSVDDHQLVAKAARRAAGELGLTLTELGAVVGVGRARFSRPNARLEGKQMELGLHLVRIARSLSAMTSGDSGNMQHWLRTKNRDLGECPVEMLTSVEGLIRVGQYLDTMRAKI